One Bosea sp. 685 DNA segment encodes these proteins:
- the trmFO gene encoding methylenetetrahydrofolate--tRNA-(uracil(54)-C(5))-methyltransferase (FADH(2)-oxidizing) TrmFO has product MTVKPIHIIGGGLAGSEAAWQVAEAGVPVVLHEMRPVRGTEAHKTEGLAELVCSNSFRSDDSLSNAVGQLHWEMRRLGSVIIAKGDAHQVPAGGALAVDRDGFSQAVTAALEAHPLITIDRAEIAGLPPADWDNVIIATGPLTSPALAQGIQSLTGEDALAFFDAIAPIVHFDSVDMDQAWFQSRYDKVGPGGTGADYINCPLDRDQYEAFIDALLAAEKTEFKEWEGTPYFDGCLPIEVMAERGRETLRWGPMKPVGLTNKHNPTVKAYAVVQLRQDNALGTLFNMTGFQTKLKYGEQAAIFRMIPGLQNAEFARLGGIHRNTYLNSPKLLDERLRLKADPRLRFAGQITGCEGYVESAAIGLLAGRMAAAERLGQSLTLPPATTALGALVNHITGGHIVTIDEGPRSFQPMNINFGLFPHIEGQATHGPDGKKLKGPAKSVARKHALTARAKAEMEAWAGGVAQAAE; this is encoded by the coding sequence ATGACAGTCAAACCCATACACATCATCGGCGGCGGCTTGGCCGGTTCCGAAGCCGCCTGGCAGGTCGCAGAGGCCGGAGTTCCGGTCGTTCTGCACGAGATGCGGCCAGTGCGCGGCACTGAGGCGCACAAGACGGAAGGTCTGGCCGAGCTCGTCTGCTCCAATTCCTTCCGCTCCGACGATTCGCTGAGCAATGCGGTCGGGCAGCTCCACTGGGAGATGCGCCGGCTCGGCTCGGTGATCATAGCCAAGGGCGACGCGCATCAGGTCCCGGCCGGCGGCGCGCTCGCGGTCGACCGCGACGGCTTCTCGCAAGCCGTGACGGCTGCGCTCGAAGCCCATCCGCTGATCACGATCGACCGCGCCGAGATCGCCGGCCTGCCGCCCGCAGACTGGGACAATGTCATCATCGCCACCGGCCCCCTCACCTCGCCGGCGCTGGCGCAAGGCATCCAGTCGCTCACCGGTGAGGATGCGCTCGCCTTCTTCGACGCCATCGCGCCGATCGTGCATTTCGATTCGGTCGACATGGACCAGGCCTGGTTCCAGTCGCGCTACGACAAGGTCGGCCCGGGCGGCACCGGCGCCGATTACATCAACTGCCCGCTCGACCGCGACCAGTACGAGGCCTTCATCGACGCGCTGCTCGCCGCCGAGAAGACCGAGTTCAAGGAATGGGAGGGCACGCCCTATTTCGACGGCTGCCTGCCGATCGAGGTCATGGCCGAGCGCGGCCGCGAGACCCTGCGCTGGGGACCGATGAAGCCGGTTGGCTTGACCAACAAGCACAACCCGACGGTCAAGGCCTATGCCGTGGTGCAACTGCGCCAGGACAATGCGCTCGGCACGCTGTTCAACATGACCGGCTTCCAGACCAAGCTGAAATATGGCGAGCAGGCCGCGATCTTCCGGATGATCCCGGGGCTGCAGAACGCCGAATTCGCCAGGCTCGGCGGCATCCACCGCAACACCTATCTGAACTCGCCAAAGCTGCTCGACGAGCGGCTGCGCCTGAAGGCGGATCCGCGCCTGCGCTTCGCCGGCCAGATCACCGGCTGCGAGGGCTATGTCGAGAGCGCCGCGATCGGCCTGCTGGCGGGCCGCATGGCCGCCGCCGAGCGCCTTGGCCAATCGCTCACGCTGCCGCCGGCGACGACGGCTCTGGGCGCGCTGGTCAACCACATCACCGGCGGCCATATCGTCACCATCGACGAGGGCCCGCGCTCCTTCCAGCCGATGAACATCAATTTCGGCCTGTTCCCGCATATCGAAGGCCAGGCGACGCATGGCCCCGACGGCAAGAAACTGAAAGGCCCGGCCAAGAGCGTCGCGCGCAAGCACGCGCTGACCGCGCGGGCGAAGGCGGAGATGGAGGCCTGGGCGGGAGGCGTGGCCCAAGCGGCGGAATAG
- a CDS encoding PsiF family protein, which yields MKHVSILSGAAGLLLMSMSFAGAQTTPATPATPAAKPAVTAPATTTAPAAAKPTAAAPATRTAKSKECSVQADQKGLHGKERKKFRDACKKA from the coding sequence ATGAAACACGTCTCAATTCTCTCAGGTGCTGCCGGCCTGCTTTTGATGTCGATGTCGTTTGCCGGTGCGCAGACGACGCCCGCCACACCGGCAACGCCCGCCGCCAAGCCGGCGGTGACCGCGCCTGCCACCACCACGGCCCCTGCCGCTGCCAAGCCTACGGCTGCCGCTCCCGCGACGCGGACGGCGAAGTCCAAGGAATGCTCTGTACAGGCCGACCAGAAGGGTCTGCACGGCAAGGAGCGCAAGAAATTCCGCGACGCTTGCAAGAAAGCCTGA
- a CDS encoding N-acetyltransferase family protein, whose translation MELHEATASRPAILVRDAVEADMAAVQAIYAHHVLHGLASFEETPPGIEELLARRAAVLELGLPYLVAELDGKVAGYCYATAYRPRAAYRHTIEDSVYVADGLSGHGIGTALLAALIARCEAGPWRQMLANIGNSGNAGSIALHRRFGFEPAGTLRSVGFKLGQWVDTILMQRPLTVGDSTLPAIGFSSEPSS comes from the coding sequence ATGGAATTGCATGAAGCCACGGCCAGCCGGCCGGCGATCCTCGTTCGGGACGCGGTCGAGGCCGACATGGCCGCCGTGCAGGCGATCTACGCCCATCACGTCCTGCACGGGCTGGCGAGCTTCGAGGAGACGCCGCCCGGCATCGAGGAGTTGCTGGCGCGCCGGGCCGCCGTGCTGGAGCTTGGCCTGCCCTATCTCGTCGCCGAGCTCGACGGCAAGGTCGCCGGCTATTGCTACGCCACCGCCTATCGCCCTCGGGCGGCCTATCGGCACACCATCGAGGATTCCGTCTATGTCGCAGATGGACTTAGCGGGCACGGCATCGGCACGGCGCTGCTCGCAGCACTGATCGCCCGCTGCGAGGCCGGCCCCTGGCGGCAGATGCTCGCCAATATCGGCAATAGCGGCAATGCCGGGTCGATCGCGCTGCACCGGCGCTTCGGATTCGAGCCCGCCGGCACCTTGCGCTCCGTCGGCTTCAAGCTCGGCCAGTGGGTCGATACCATCCTGATGCAGCGCCCCCTGACCGTGGGGGACAGCACGCTTCCCGCGATCGGCTTCAGCTCAGAACCCAGCTCTTGA
- a CDS encoding DUF1127 domain-containing protein — MFVTMIAAKIRSYLRYRETVRELSRLTDRELDDLGLSRSEIAFVARTHAAV; from the coding sequence ATGTTCGTCACCATGATTGCTGCCAAGATCCGCTCTTATCTGCGTTACCGTGAGACCGTTCGCGAGCTGTCGCGCCTGACCGACCGCGAGCTGGACGATCTCGGCCTGTCGCGTTCGGAAATCGCTTTCGTCGCGCGGACGCACGCCGCCGTCTGA
- a CDS encoding arylamine N-acetyltransferase has protein sequence MPHSAALSASDLAAPDLAAYLARIGYDGAVAPTRAALNALHLLHPQAIPFENLDPLSGRTPPLDLPALVAKLVHSQRGGYCFEQNTLFKAVLEAFGFTVAQMSGRVMLGKPEEAQVARTHKLLRLTCEGQDLLCDIGLGGQVLTGPMRLVPEIEQPTPHEPYRLDRSGEIWWLRAKVAGEWRLIYRFTLDETWPIDDQLANHYVATHPASHFTHSLIAARVLPQGRLALLNRRLSEHRLGEPSVIQEIADDAALRAVLAQRFGIEVEDEAWAKAVGNIAG, from the coding sequence ATGCCTCACAGCGCCGCCCTTTCCGCCTCAGACCTTGCCGCCCCAGACCTTGCCGCCTATCTCGCCCGGATCGGCTATGACGGCGCGGTCGCCCCGACGCGTGCCGCACTGAACGCGCTGCATCTCCTGCACCCGCAGGCGATCCCTTTTGAGAATCTCGACCCGCTTTCGGGCCGCACGCCGCCGCTCGACCTGCCGGCGCTCGTCGCGAAACTCGTGCATTCCCAACGCGGCGGCTATTGCTTCGAGCAGAACACCCTGTTCAAGGCCGTGCTGGAGGCCTTCGGCTTCACGGTCGCGCAGATGTCGGGTCGCGTCATGCTCGGCAAGCCCGAGGAGGCTCAGGTTGCGCGCACCCACAAGCTGCTGCGCCTGACCTGCGAGGGACAGGATCTGCTCTGCGATATCGGCCTTGGCGGCCAGGTCCTGACCGGCCCGATGCGGCTCGTCCCCGAAATCGAGCAGCCGACCCCACACGAGCCCTACCGGCTCGACCGCAGCGGCGAGATCTGGTGGCTGCGCGCAAAGGTCGCCGGCGAATGGCGCCTGATCTACCGCTTCACCCTCGACGAAACCTGGCCAATCGACGACCAGCTCGCCAACCATTATGTCGCGACCCACCCCGCCTCGCATTTCACCCACAGCCTGATCGCCGCCCGCGTGCTGCCGCAAGGCCGGCTCGCCCTATTGAACCGGCGCCTATCGGAGCATCGGCTGGGCGAACCGTCGGTCATTCAGGAGATCGCGGACGATGCCGCGCTCAGGGCCGTGCTGGCGCAGCGCTTCGGGATTGAGGTCGAGGATGAGGCCTGGGCGAAGGCAGTGGGCAATATCGCGGGGTGA
- a CDS encoding MFS transporter: protein MIPRRTTLCLGLSQLVSWGISYYLIGSFGELIANDLGWSGTVVYGGFSAALLVMGLASPIVGRLIDRHGGLPVMMAGALLNAVGCAGLAFAETIPAYYAAWICLGLAMRLTLYDAAFAALARIGGPQARGPIAQITLLGGLASTLFWPVGAELAAHLGWRGALLVYAGIALLSAPLYLAIPNRRYQSPVSRGAASEQRPLATSRRDIAIAGALYAAIATLANFLNAGMSAHMIGILAGLGLAASISVWIATLRGVGQSLARLCEVLFGRRIEPLTLNLMACALLPFCFVAGLASGHSTIAAFTFAFCYGAGNGILTITRGTLPLLLFDHRSYGSFVGRLLAPSFFLSATAPVVYASVIRHFGETGALYLSIAIAVLMLIAAALLRLRFRPPPV, encoded by the coding sequence TTGATCCCGCGCCGGACCACTCTTTGCCTTGGCCTGTCGCAGCTCGTCTCCTGGGGCATCTCCTATTACCTGATCGGCAGCTTCGGCGAATTGATCGCCAATGATCTCGGCTGGTCGGGCACTGTCGTCTATGGCGGCTTTTCCGCCGCGCTGCTGGTGATGGGCCTGGCCTCGCCCATCGTCGGACGCCTGATCGACCGTCATGGCGGCCTGCCCGTGATGATGGCGGGCGCGCTGCTCAACGCCGTCGGCTGCGCCGGCCTCGCTTTCGCTGAGACGATCCCGGCCTATTACGCCGCCTGGATCTGCCTCGGCCTGGCGATGCGCCTGACGCTCTATGATGCCGCGTTTGCGGCGCTGGCGCGGATCGGCGGGCCGCAGGCACGCGGCCCGATAGCGCAGATCACGCTGCTCGGCGGGCTCGCCTCCACCCTGTTCTGGCCTGTTGGCGCCGAGCTCGCCGCGCATCTCGGCTGGCGCGGCGCGCTCCTGGTCTATGCCGGCATCGCGCTGCTCTCCGCGCCGCTTTATCTGGCGATCCCGAACCGCCGCTACCAAAGCCCTGTTTCGCGCGGCGCCGCGAGCGAGCAGCGCCCTCTCGCCACCAGCCGGCGCGACATCGCGATCGCCGGCGCGCTCTATGCGGCGATCGCGACGCTCGCCAATTTCCTCAATGCCGGCATGTCCGCCCATATGATCGGCATCCTGGCCGGCCTGGGTCTCGCCGCCTCGATCTCGGTCTGGATCGCCACGCTGCGCGGCGTCGGCCAGTCGCTGGCGCGCCTCTGCGAGGTCCTGTTCGGCCGGCGGATCGAGCCGCTGACCCTCAATCTCATGGCCTGTGCGCTGCTGCCGTTCTGCTTCGTCGCGGGCCTCGCCAGCGGGCACTCCACCATTGCCGCATTCACCTTCGCCTTCTGCTACGGGGCCGGCAACGGCATCCTGACGATCACGCGCGGCACCTTGCCCTTGCTGCTCTTCGACCATCGCAGCTATGGCAGCTTCGTCGGCAGGCTGCTCGCACCGAGCTTCTTCCTCTCCGCCACCGCGCCCGTCGTCTACGCCTCCGTCATCCGGCATTTCGGCGAGACGGGAGCGCTTTACCTGTCGATCGCCATCGCCGTCCTCATGCTGATCGCGGCGGCTCTGCTCAGGCTGCGTTTCCGGCCGCCGCCGGTTTGA
- a CDS encoding dienelactone hydrolase family protein, with the protein MTSSTVTSSTIAKAAKPLLEGLDGLVREPFSRRGFVMTGLVTGFTAATTVVQGQTISTDATGLEAGEVKIPTSDGMMPGYRAMPSGAGPFPVILVIEEIFGVHEYIKDTCRRLAKLGYCAVAPELFARQGDLTKMTDVQQIVRDVIAKKPDAEMLSDLDASVAWAAASSKGNIQKLGVTGFCRGGRGVWLYCAHNPALKAGVAWYGPLGGNRSDIQPKTAADVVGEIKAPVLGLYGAADTGIPVADVEKQRDAAKAAGKTVEIVIYPDTPHGFHADYRPSYRKAAADDGWTRMLAWFKTYGVV; encoded by the coding sequence ATGACAAGCAGCACCGTGACGAGCAGCACCATCGCGAAAGCCGCCAAACCCCTGCTGGAGGGCCTGGACGGCCTCGTGCGCGAGCCCTTCTCGCGCCGTGGCTTCGTCATGACCGGGCTGGTCACCGGCTTCACCGCCGCCACCACCGTGGTGCAGGGCCAGACCATTTCCACCGATGCGACGGGGCTGGAGGCCGGCGAGGTCAAGATCCCGACCAGCGACGGCATGATGCCGGGCTACCGGGCCATGCCGAGCGGGGCAGGGCCGTTCCCGGTCATCCTCGTGATCGAGGAGATATTCGGCGTCCACGAATATATCAAGGACACCTGCCGCCGCCTCGCCAAGCTCGGCTACTGTGCCGTCGCGCCCGAACTCTTCGCCCGGCAGGGCGATCTCACCAAGATGACCGACGTGCAACAGATCGTGCGCGACGTGATCGCGAAGAAGCCCGACGCGGAGATGCTGTCGGATCTCGACGCGAGCGTGGCCTGGGCCGCGGCCAGCTCGAAGGGCAATATCCAGAAGCTCGGCGTCACCGGTTTCTGCCGCGGCGGGCGCGGCGTCTGGCTCTACTGCGCCCATAATCCGGCGCTGAAGGCCGGCGTCGCCTGGTATGGCCCGCTCGGCGGCAACCGCAGCGACATCCAGCCCAAGACGGCGGCCGATGTAGTCGGCGAGATCAAGGCCCCGGTGCTGGGGCTCTACGGCGCCGCCGACACCGGCATCCCGGTGGCGGATGTCGAGAAGCAGCGTGACGCGGCCAAGGCGGCCGGCAAGACGGTCGAGATCGTGATCTATCCGGACACGCCGCACGGCTTCCACGCCGATTACCGCCCGAGCTACCGCAAGGCGGCGGCCGATGACGGCTGGACCCGGATGCTGGCCTGGTTCAAGACCTACGGGGTGGTGTGA
- the uvrA gene encoding excinuclease ABC subunit UvrA yields the protein MARNPSLVSKSSLADQAAALEDMFDANRKVDSRVISVRGAREHNLKNVDLAIPRDKLVVFTGLSGSGKSSLAFDTIYAEGQRRYVESLSAYARQFLEMMQKPDVDQIDGLSPAISIEQKTTSKNPRSTVGTVTEIHDYMRLLWARAGIPYSPATGLPIESQTVQQMVDRLTELPEKTRGYLLAPVVRGRKGEYRKEMAEWLKRGFQRVKVNGEFFEIPDAPALDKKFKHDIDVVVDRIVIRPDLGARLADSLEQALELADGIAVFEYADEKDENGEARRVTFSSKFACPVSGFTIPEIEPRLFSFNNPFGACPACDGLGHEMRIDPEMIVPDHALSLKKGAIAPWAKSTSPYYGQTLDSLAKHFGFSMTKPWSELPEKARTSILFGTGTEPVRFAYNDGLRAYEVKKPFEGVITNMERRWKETESDWAREEIGRFMSETPCKACDGFRLKPEALAVKIDMRHIGEISRLSVKDALEWVSALPSRLSKKQNEIAPRILKEIRDRLTFLLDVGLEYLTLARGSGTLSGGESQRIRLASQIGSGLTGVLYVLDEPSIGLHQRDNERLLGTLRRLRDLGNTVIVVEHDEDAILTADYVVDVGPGAGIHGGEIVAKGTPQDILDNPDSLTGRYLTGELSVAVPDKRRKAQKGRSLKIVGARGNNLKDVTVEIPLGLFTCITGVSGGGKSTLVIDTLYKAVARKLNGAIDHPAPHERIEGIELLDKVIDIDQSPIGRTPRSNPATYTGAFTPIREWFAGLPEAKARGYQPGRFSFNVKGGRCEACQGDGVIKIEMHFLPDVYVTCDVCKGKRYDRETLEVKYREKSIADVLDMSVEEAKILFKAVPSIREKMETLHRVGLDYVKVGQQATTLSGGEAQRVKLSKELSKRATGRTLYILDEPTTGLHFHDVAKLMEVLHELVEQGNSVVVIEHNLEVIKTADWIIDMGPEGGDGGGEVVAQGTPEDVVRIGKGHTARFLKEVLARRPIKKGARQAAE from the coding sequence ATGGCTCGCAATCCTTCCCTCGTCAGCAAGTCTTCCCTCGCCGACCAGGCCGCTGCGCTTGAGGATATGTTCGACGCCAACCGCAAGGTCGATTCGCGTGTGATTTCCGTGCGCGGCGCGCGCGAGCATAATCTCAAGAATGTCGACCTCGCGATTCCGCGCGACAAGCTCGTCGTCTTCACCGGGCTGTCGGGCTCGGGCAAGTCGTCGCTGGCGTTCGACACGATCTATGCCGAGGGCCAGCGCCGCTATGTCGAGAGCCTCTCGGCCTATGCCCGCCAGTTCCTCGAGATGATGCAGAAGCCCGATGTCGACCAGATCGACGGGCTCTCGCCGGCGATCTCGATCGAGCAGAAGACGACCTCGAAGAACCCGCGCTCGACGGTCGGCACCGTCACCGAGATCCACGACTATATGCGCCTGCTCTGGGCCCGGGCCGGCATTCCCTATTCGCCCGCGACCGGCCTGCCGATCGAGAGCCAGACCGTGCAGCAGATGGTCGACCGCCTGACCGAACTGCCGGAGAAGACGCGCGGCTATCTGCTCGCGCCGGTGGTGCGCGGCCGCAAGGGCGAGTACCGCAAGGAAATGGCCGAATGGCTGAAGCGCGGCTTCCAGCGCGTCAAGGTCAATGGCGAGTTCTTCGAGATCCCTGACGCGCCCGCGCTCGACAAGAAGTTCAAGCACGACATCGACGTCGTGGTTGACCGCATCGTGATCAGGCCCGATCTCGGCGCCCGCCTCGCCGACTCGCTGGAGCAGGCGCTGGAGCTCGCCGACGGCATCGCCGTCTTCGAATATGCCGATGAGAAGGACGAGAATGGCGAGGCCAGGCGCGTCACCTTCTCCTCGAAATTCGCCTGCCCGGTCTCCGGTTTCACCATCCCCGAGATCGAGCCGCGCCTGTTCTCGTTCAACAACCCCTTCGGCGCCTGCCCGGCCTGCGACGGCCTCGGCCATGAGATGCGCATCGATCCCGAGATGATCGTGCCCGATCATGCGCTCTCCCTGAAGAAGGGTGCGATCGCGCCCTGGGCCAAGTCGACCTCGCCCTATTACGGCCAGACGCTCGACTCGCTCGCCAAACATTTCGGCTTCTCGATGACGAAGCCCTGGAGCGAATTGCCGGAGAAGGCCAGGACATCGATCCTGTTCGGCACCGGCACCGAGCCCGTGCGCTTCGCCTATAATGACGGCCTGCGCGCCTACGAGGTGAAGAAGCCCTTCGAGGGCGTGATCACCAATATGGAGCGGCGCTGGAAGGAGACGGAGTCGGACTGGGCCCGCGAGGAGATCGGCCGCTTCATGTCCGAGACGCCGTGCAAGGCCTGCGACGGCTTCCGCCTCAAGCCCGAGGCGCTGGCGGTGAAGATCGACATGCGCCATATCGGCGAGATCTCGCGGCTTTCGGTCAAGGACGCGCTGGAGTGGGTCAGCGCCCTGCCTTCGCGCCTGTCGAAGAAGCAAAACGAGATCGCCCCGCGCATCCTCAAGGAAATCCGCGACCGCCTGACCTTCCTGCTCGATGTCGGGCTGGAATATCTGACGCTCGCCCGCGGCTCCGGCACGCTCTCGGGCGGCGAGAGCCAGCGCATCCGCCTCGCCAGCCAGATCGGCTCCGGGCTCACCGGCGTGCTCTATGTGCTGGACGAGCCCTCGATCGGCCTGCATCAGCGCGACAATGAGCGCCTGCTCGGCACGCTTCGCCGTCTCAGGGACCTCGGCAACACCGTCATCGTCGTCGAGCATGACGAGGACGCGATCCTGACCGCCGATTATGTCGTCGATGTCGGCCCCGGCGCCGGCATCCATGGCGGCGAGATCGTCGCCAAGGGCACGCCACAGGACATTCTCGACAACCCGGACTCGCTCACCGGCCGCTATCTCACCGGCGAGCTCTCGGTCGCGGTGCCCGACAAGCGCCGCAAGGCCCAGAAGGGCCGCTCGCTCAAGATCGTCGGCGCGCGCGGCAACAACCTCAAGGATGTCACGGTCGAGATCCCGCTCGGGCTGTTCACCTGCATCACCGGCGTCTCGGGCGGCGGCAAGTCGACGCTCGTCATCGACACGCTCTACAAGGCGGTGGCGCGCAAGCTCAACGGCGCGATCGACCACCCTGCCCCGCATGAGCGCATCGAGGGCATAGAGCTGCTCGACAAGGTCATCGACATCGACCAGTCACCGATCGGCCGCACGCCGCGCTCCAACCCCGCGACCTATACCGGCGCCTTCACGCCGATCCGCGAATGGTTCGCCGGCCTGCCCGAGGCCAAGGCGCGCGGCTATCAACCAGGCAGGTTCAGCTTCAACGTCAAAGGCGGCCGCTGCGAGGCCTGCCAGGGCGACGGCGTCATCAAGATCGAGATGCACTTCCTGCCCGATGTCTACGTCACCTGCGACGTCTGCAAGGGCAAGCGATACGACCGCGAGACGCTTGAGGTGAAATACCGCGAAAAGTCGATCGCCGATGTGCTCGACATGTCGGTCGAGGAGGCAAAAATCCTGTTCAAGGCCGTGCCCTCGATCCGCGAGAAGATGGAGACGCTGCACCGTGTCGGGCTCGACTACGTCAAGGTCGGCCAGCAGGCGACGACGCTGTCAGGCGGCGAGGCCCAGCGCGTCAAACTCTCGAAGGAGCTCTCCAAGCGCGCCACCGGCCGCACCCTCTACATCCTGGACGAGCCCACCACCGGCCTGCATTTCCACGATGTCGCCAAGCTGATGGAGGTGCTGCACGAGCTGGTCGAGCAGGGCAATTCCGTCGTGGTGATCGAGCATAATCTCGAAGTCATCAAGACCGCCGACTGGATCATCGACATGGGCCCCGAAGGCGGCGACGGCGGCGGCGAGGTCGTGGCCCAGGGCACGCCGGAGGATGTGGTGCGCATCGGCAAGGGCCACACCGCGCGCTTCCTCAAGGAGGTACTGGCACGGCGGCCGATCAAGAAGGGGGCGCGGCAGGCGGCGGAGTGA
- a CDS encoding MFS transporter, translating into MTHTQAGTRPAAKDANIRKAVMAATVGTVIEWYDYALYGAASGLIINKLFFPNLSPTTGVLAAFATFAVGYFARPVGGVVISHIGDKFGRKPALILTIALMGLATVLMGLLPTYETVGLMAPVLLVLLRLIQGFGAGAELAGAIVLVAEYAPPHRRAFYTGLPNAATLVGILLATLSFLAISYLPEEVLLGWAWRVPFLLSGVLFLVALYIRKHLDETPEYVAAMARADASKHEQKVPIGQLFRESPREVFFGFLSVTGHNANAYILSTFSLSYMVNTVGMNRTDGLIAVSIGTLCGIAGVPFLGTLADRIGPAKVYIGGCLFILLMAYPLFALLDTGSLPLAALGLGICYAGGFGATAGAQGAFLSNLFPTRYRFSGLAMSRELNGVLVAGPTPFIAASLVAAANGRPTYVAAYLMTCCALAIVAIVLVRHRSIHA; encoded by the coding sequence ATGACACATACCCAAGCCGGCACGCGCCCGGCTGCGAAAGACGCGAATATCCGCAAGGCGGTCATGGCCGCCACCGTCGGCACCGTGATCGAGTGGTATGACTACGCCCTCTATGGCGCCGCCTCCGGGCTGATCATCAACAAGCTCTTCTTCCCGAACCTGTCGCCGACCACCGGCGTGCTGGCCGCCTTCGCCACCTTCGCCGTCGGCTACTTCGCCCGGCCGGTCGGCGGTGTCGTGATCTCCCATATCGGCGACAAGTTCGGCCGCAAGCCGGCCCTCATCCTGACCATCGCACTGATGGGCCTCGCCACCGTGCTGATGGGCCTGCTTCCGACCTATGAGACGGTCGGCCTGATGGCGCCGGTTCTGCTGGTGCTGCTGCGGCTCATCCAGGGTTTTGGCGCGGGCGCGGAACTCGCCGGCGCGATCGTTCTGGTCGCCGAGTACGCGCCGCCGCATCGCCGCGCCTTCTACACCGGCCTGCCGAATGCCGCGACGCTGGTCGGCATCCTGCTGGCAACGCTCTCCTTCCTCGCCATCTCCTACCTGCCCGAAGAGGTGTTGCTCGGCTGGGCTTGGCGCGTGCCGTTCCTGCTGTCGGGCGTGCTCTTCCTCGTCGCGCTCTATATCCGCAAGCATCTCGATGAGACGCCGGAATATGTCGCGGCCATGGCCCGAGCCGACGCCAGCAAGCATGAGCAGAAGGTGCCGATCGGCCAACTCTTTCGCGAAAGCCCGCGCGAGGTGTTCTTCGGCTTCCTGTCGGTGACCGGCCACAATGCCAACGCCTATATCCTTTCGACGTTTTCGCTGAGCTACATGGTCAACACGGTCGGCATGAACCGCACTGACGGGTTGATCGCGGTGTCGATCGGCACGCTGTGCGGCATCGCCGGCGTGCCCTTCCTCGGCACCCTGGCCGATCGGATCGGGCCGGCCAAGGTCTATATCGGCGGCTGTCTCTTCATCCTGCTGATGGCCTATCCGCTCTTTGCCTTGCTGGACACGGGCAGCCTGCCCCTGGCGGCGCTCGGCCTCGGCATCTGCTATGCCGGCGGCTTCGGGGCGACGGCGGGCGCGCAGGGCGCCTTCCTCTCGAACCTGTTCCCGACGCGCTACCGCTTCTCGGGCCTCGCCATGTCGCGGGAGCTCAACGGCGTGCTCGTCGCGGGACCGACGCCCTTCATCGCGGCGTCTCTCGTCGCGGCGGCGAATGGCAGGCCGACTTATGTCGCAGCCTATCTGATGACCTGCTGCGCGCTGGCAATCGTCGCGATCGTTTTGGTCAGGCACCGCTCGATCCACGCATAG
- a CDS encoding YidB family protein, whose protein sequence is MARPPSPGGGPFEVSRKGWGEMSLLDGLKGALGGLVEQAEAQLLPELLSKALASTSLGSVQGLLEKLQASGLGPQVASWLGSGANQPVTADQIEAALGDNVIGKIASTFNRSPDEVAGFLAAHLPTLINALSPNGALQPHA, encoded by the coding sequence CTGGCCCGCCCGCCATCTCCCGGCGGCGGGCCTTTCGAGGTTTCCAGAAAGGGGTGGGGCGAGATGAGTTTGCTTGATGGGTTGAAAGGCGCGCTTGGTGGCCTTGTCGAACAGGCGGAGGCGCAGCTGCTGCCCGAATTGCTGTCAAAAGCCCTGGCCAGCACCAGCCTCGGCTCGGTGCAGGGGCTGCTCGAGAAACTGCAAGCCTCGGGGCTGGGCCCGCAGGTCGCGTCCTGGCTTGGCAGCGGCGCCAACCAGCCTGTGACGGCTGATCAGATCGAGGCGGCGCTCGGTGACAATGTCATCGGCAAGATCGCCTCGACCTTCAACCGCTCGCCCGATGAGGTGGCCGGCTTCCTCGCCGCCCATCTGCCGACGCTGATCAACGCGCTGAGCCCGAACGGGGCCTTGCAGCCGCACGCTTGA